A stretch of Fulvia fulva chromosome 4, complete sequence DNA encodes these proteins:
- a CDS encoding Vacuole-localized protein 4, which yields MKSTPLSLTAFATLAFGQEAYQYGQPQPPKYGDHTTSVASTTSVPAPPSYGGSSSSSSSSLVAPPYYGGSSSSSSATYACNPAHDYGNGASCISTQGTLSLVYPTTTSTGKAYATPSCAAPGTYDSQHRYSCNPAHEYPAGQKCVYIDGCPLLSTASSSAPAYYPTTTSTAPAYATPSCAAPGTYDSKHRYSCNPAHEYPAGQKCVYIDGCPLLSTASSTAPAYPTTSCAAPGTYDSKHRYSCNPAHEYPAGQKCEYIDGCPLLSTASSTAPVHPTASSTAPAYPTTSCAAPGTYDSKHRYSCNPAHEYPAGQKCEYIDGCPLLSTASSTAPAYPSQTYACNPAHDYGNGASCISTQGTLSLVYPTATHPATSATPTGYGNEKNCYAKYNVCRGSPDANFAYCASQYAGCLGYNPFANNGTNTVTPKYSQPDVYTTAVVTSLTTICPTPTTFTHEQKTYTVTTATTLTLPCNSGCVITKPVEHPTKPVYSVPTYAPSFYPNTTVHIPVPPKTETTVVTSLTTFCPSSTVFTHKQSTYTVTKPTTLTLPCPGGCTVTKPVEGPKTTVPVVVPSQPPKAPTYGPKTTVPVVVPSQPPKAPTYGPQTTVPVAVPSQPPKAPTYEQPPPVNTPGTTLDKSSPVAPTYPAGTTPSPSAPSATRPASYPSSSVVQYTGAAAQVMATGFPVAAAAVAAMLF from the exons GCTCCTCCCTCCTACGGCGGCAGCTCTTCCAGCTCGTCGTCGAGCCTGGTAGCTCCACCATACTATGGCGGCAGCTCTTCATCGAGCAGCGCTACCTATGCTTGCAATCCAGCTCACGATTACGGCAACGGTGCTTCTTGCATCTCAACCCAGGGCACTCTCTCTCTGGTTTACCCAACCACCACCAGCACTGGCAAGGCATACGCCACCCCTTCATGCGCCGCACCTGGCACTTACGACAGCCAGCACCGCTACAGCTGCAACCCAGCACACGAGTACCCAGCCGGTCAGAAGTGTGTATACATCGACGGCTGCCCACTCCTGAGCACCGCCAGCTCTTCTGCTCCAGCCTACTACCCAACCACCACCAGCACTGCTCCAGCCTACGCCACGCCATCGTGCGCAGCACCGGGCACATACGACAGCAAGCACCGCTACAGCTGCAACCCAGCCCACGAGTATCCAGCTGGTCAGAAGTGTGTATACATTGATGGATGCCCACTCTTGAGCACCGCTAGCTCCACTGCTCCAGCTTACCCAACTACATCATGCGCAGCACCAGGCACCTACGACAGCAAGCACCGCTACTCGTGCAACCCAGCGCACGAGTACCCAGCTGGTCAGAAGTGCGAGTACATTGACGGATGCCCACTCTTGAGCACCGCCAGCTCCACTGCTCCAGTCCACCCAACCGCCAGCTCTACCGCTCCAGCCTACCCAACTACATCATGCGCTGCACCAGGTACCTACGACAGCAAGCACCGCTACTCGTGCAACCCAGCGCACGAGTACCCAGCTGGTCAGAAGTGCGAGTACATTGACGGATGCCCACTCTTGAGCACCGCCAGCTCCACTGCTCCAGCCTACCCATCGCAGACTTACGCTTGCAACCCGGCCCACGACTACGGCAACGGCGCCTCTTGCATCTCCACTCAGGGCACCCTCTCCCTCGTTTACCCAACCGCCACTCACCCAGCTACCTCCGCCACCCCAACTGGCTACGGTAACGAGAAGAACTGCTACGCCAAGTACAACGTGTGCCGTGGCTCTCCAGATGCCAACTTCGCCTACTGTGCTTCGCAGTACGCTGGATGCTTGGGTTACAACCCATTCGCGAACAACGGCACCAACACTGTCACTCCAAAGTACTCGCAGCCAGATGTTTACACTACCGCTGTTGTCACTTCGTTGACT ACGATCTGCCCGACGCCAACTACCTTCACTCATGAGCAGAAGACTTACACTGTGACGACCGCTACGACCTTGACCCTCCCATGCAATAGTGGATGCGTCATCACCAAGCCTGTGGAGCACCCAACCAAGCCAGTCTACAGCGTCCCAACCTACGCTCCTTCGTTCTACCCAAACACCACCGTCCACATCCCGGTCCCACCAAAGACCGAGACTACCGTGGTTACTAGCTTGACGACATTCTGCCCTAGCAGCACGGTCTTCACCCACAAGCAGTCGACCTACACTGTCACCAAGCCAACTACCCTCACACTCCCATGCCCAGGAGGTTGCACAGTTACCAAACCCGTTGAGGGTCCGAAGACCACCGTTCCAGTCGTGGTCCCATCGCAGCCACCAAAGGCTCCAACCTACGGACCAAAGACCACCGTTCCAGTCGTGGTCCCATCGCAGCCACCAAAGGCTCCAACCTACGGACCACAGACCACCGTTCCAGTCGCGGTCCCATCGCAGCCACCAAAGGCTCCGACCTACGAGCAGCCACCACCAGTCAACACTCCAGGCACCACTCTCGATAAGAGCTCGCCAGTTGCACCAACCTACCCAGCTGGCACTACCCCATCTCCATCCGCCCCATCGGCCACACGCCCAGCTAGCTACCCATCCAGCTCTGTCGTCCAGTACACTGGCGCTGCTGCGCAGGTCATGGCCACTGGTTTCCCAGTTGCCGCCGCTGCCGTTGCCGCTATGCTTTTCTAA